From one Lotus japonicus ecotype B-129 chromosome 3, LjGifu_v1.2 genomic stretch:
- the LOC130744440 gene encoding uncharacterized protein LOC130744440 has product MRFQSLVEKATEVELMKNRRLNRIGTGGPMRSGSQNYQGKGKFHNKRPYLRSTGRGFYSGSYRPITGTARGSGDQTLNREVTCFKCGKPGHYANACPDTRPQCFNCNKLGHTAGQCRAPKTEPTVNTARGKRPAAKARVYTMDGEEAEGVDGLIRGNCEIDGNLLTVLFNSGAMHSFISRECVTRLKLPVTALSFDLIFTTPAKTLLTNAACMYCPVTYRDRVYHANLVRLRNFKERKKKIVKERFRITLEELQVRATH; this is encoded by the exons ATGCGCTTTCAGTCATtagttgagaaagccacggaggtggaactgatgaagaacagGAGGTTGAACCGTATTGGAACTGGAGGGCCAATGAGGTCAGGCTCTCAAAACTATCAAGGTAAAGGGAAATTTCATAACAAGAGGCCGTATCTGCGTTCTACTGGGAGAGGGTTTTACTCAGGATCTTATAGACCCATTACTGGTACTGCTAGGGGTtctggagatcagactttgaacagggaggtgaCCTGCTTCaaatgtgggaagccggggcactatgctaatgcttgtccggACACGAGACCCcagtgctttaattgtaacaaactGGGTCATACTGCCGGTCAGTGCAGGGCACCCAAGACGGAACCGACTGTTAACACTGCTCGAGGAAAACGCCCTGCTGCAAAAGcgagagtttacaccatggatggtgaagaggctgaaggagttgATGGCCTGATTAGAGGAAATTGCGAGATTGatggtaatctcctaactgtacttttcaaTTCCGGTGCAATGCATTCGTTTATTTCTAGGGAGTGCGTGACCAGATTGAAACTGcctgttactgctttgagctttgatcTTATTTTCACTACCCCTGCTAAAACCCTACTTACTAATGCTGCATGCATGTACTGTCCGGTGACATATAGAGATAGAGTCtatcatgctaaccta gttcgtttgaggaatttcaAGGAGCGGAAGaagaagattgtgaaggaacgcttcAGGATCACACTAGAGGAGCTACAAGTGAGGGcaactcactga